One window of the Flavobacteriaceae bacterium YJPT1-3 genome contains the following:
- a CDS encoding peptidoglycan DD-metalloendopeptidase family protein, whose amino-acid sequence MSKIKYYYDSETLSYRKIAPKKGRKLKIAIFSILGSLLSGFLLLLVYLNIPSLATPREKALQRELENMTFQYEILNKKMEQIEVVLEDIEQRDNTIYRLYFEANPIPEEQRRAGFGGVNRYQQLEGYDNSKMIIDANRRIDILTKQLVVQSKSLDEVAKLAEEKEKLLASIPAIQPVRNKDLTRMASGYGMRSDPFTKQRKMHRGMDFTAPRGTPVYATGDGIVERADARSTGYGNHIRINHGYGYTSLYAHLYKYNVKKGQRVKRGDLIGFVGSTGRSQAPHVHYEIFKDGERINPINFYYGDLTPEEFEEILRQSELSNQSLD is encoded by the coding sequence ATGTCTAAGATTAAATATTACTACGATAGCGAGACTCTTTCCTACCGAAAGATAGCCCCAAAAAAAGGGCGTAAACTTAAGATTGCGATCTTCTCTATCCTGGGGTCTCTGCTTTCCGGCTTTCTACTGCTTTTGGTTTATTTGAATATTCCCAGTCTGGCCACTCCTCGGGAAAAGGCGCTACAGCGGGAATTGGAGAATATGACCTTCCAATACGAGATCCTGAATAAAAAAATGGAGCAGATCGAAGTCGTGCTGGAAGATATCGAGCAACGGGACAATACCATCTATCGTTTGTACTTCGAGGCCAATCCTATTCCTGAAGAACAACGCCGTGCCGGGTTTGGTGGGGTCAATCGGTACCAGCAACTGGAGGGCTACGACAATTCTAAAATGATCATCGACGCGAATCGGCGGATCGATATTCTTACCAAACAATTAGTGGTACAAAGCAAATCGCTGGATGAAGTTGCTAAATTGGCGGAGGAAAAAGAGAAGTTACTGGCCTCTATCCCGGCCATTCAACCCGTGCGCAACAAAGACCTTACCCGAATGGCTTCCGGTTATGGGATGCGAAGCGACCCCTTTACCAAGCAACGTAAGATGCACCGGGGGATGGACTTTACCGCTCCCCGAGGAACTCCTGTTTACGCTACAGGAGATGGTATTGTGGAGCGGGCCGATGCCCGGTCAACCGGCTATGGAAATCATATTCGCATCAATCACGGTTATGGGTACACCAGTCTTTATGCTCATCTGTATAAATACAATGTAAAAAAAGGACAACGGGTTAAGCGCGGTGATCTGATCGGATTCGTAGGCAGCACCGGACGTTCTCAGGCTCCGCACGTACACTACGAAATTTTTAAGGACGGCGAACGGATCAATCCGATTAATTTCTACTACGGCGATCTTACTCCGGAAGAATTTGAGGAGATCTTACGTCAATCTGAACTCTCTAATCAATCGCTCGATTAA
- a CDS encoding LemA family protein, producing the protein MKKWLVPLLIIVGLIVLIGVWFANVNNRLVGLDETASAQWGNVESAYQRRADLIPNIVNTAKGYAQFEQETLTQVIEARSKATAVTIDPTNITPEQLDQFQEVQGGLSSALARLLAVFERYPDLKANENFKELINELERTENRINVERNRFNEAVRPYNTALREFPTSLAAGILGFDAKAYFEAQEGTENAPDVEFDFSS; encoded by the coding sequence ATGAAGAAATGGCTTGTCCCCCTACTCATTATCGTAGGGCTTATCGTATTGATCGGTGTCTGGTTTGCCAATGTCAATAACCGTTTAGTCGGTCTAGACGAAACCGCCAGCGCTCAATGGGGAAATGTAGAAAGTGCCTATCAACGCCGGGCTGATCTTATCCCGAACATTGTCAATACCGCTAAGGGCTATGCTCAGTTTGAACAGGAAACCCTTACGCAAGTCATCGAAGCGCGATCAAAAGCCACTGCGGTGACCATAGACCCAACCAACATTACTCCAGAACAACTGGATCAATTTCAAGAAGTGCAAGGGGGATTGTCCTCGGCTCTTGCTCGCTTATTAGCCGTTTTTGAGCGTTATCCTGACCTTAAGGCCAATGAGAATTTTAAAGAACTCATTAACGAATTGGAACGTACCGAAAACCGGATCAACGTAGAGCGTAATCGTTTTAATGAAGCCGTACGACCTTACAATACGGCCCTTCGGGAATTTCCAACTTCTTTGGCGGCCGGAATCTTAGGCTTTGATGCCAAGGCGTATTTTGAAGCTCAGGAAGGAACGGAGAATGCTCCCGATGTTGAATTCGATTTTAGCAGCTAA
- a CDS encoding outer membrane beta-barrel protein: MVDAETEQPLEAATVFLETQKDSTLLTYTITGRDGLFELEGQTGDPALRLEVSYVGYAGYQKKLQITNEPIDLGAIKLETQVASLGEVLVQSRAPITVKKDTLEFNVASFKTKKDATVEDLLKELPGVEVDAEGKITVNGKEVNEVLVNGKPFFGDDPTIATRNLTKEIIEKVQVTDTKTKSEAFAGEDADGESKSINLTIKEENNKGTFGRVAAGGGTDDRFEYAGLVNIFDNERRISVLGGGNNINAPGFSFGEIQKMFGGGNSIYISSDGSFGIDGRSFGGGQGIVNSRTAGANYADEYGEKFSVSSDFFYSGSNSNNESRTSRENILPDRRYFTNSSSASTNNSDNYSFNAQLEITPDTTFLVTVQPSFNRLKSQNQFERAETSRAANGDLINQSATKSFTTNKGTTFENDLQATKRFGTAGAFVRVGVETEFNRTESEDLLETQTEVFEGAQQGVTSRNQLGDVMGSFESLYTSITYRLPLQADKWFLDFEYSYRNDRREEIRSTFDFNDSSNAYDLFNADLSTNFTFNNKRSTPGLELVTRGEKYNASAGISYVNRTLESIDALRDIQLKEDFEAIELSANVSYRFSTKMSLYSNYRLSNSPPDLRQLQPFQDVSDPLNTVTGNPDLRPTNTHNGYLGLNNYDYKNGVGYNLYGGYTFINDQVVTRTIVDENLVRNTTYVNVDGGVRSYFGGRVSRDIKLDSLRTLKYQIGASGDYNRSVNFNNDVLYASKSVAVSPNAGLTFTWNELFELRPSYRVSFTRTQFDLDAFDDQEFVSHNATLQTATFFPKKLEWLNEINYNYNPNVAPGFNRSAWFWNATLAYSMLGEKATLTLKVYDLLNQNTNARRIATANYIEDRQSTVLQQYFMLSFSYKFNSLGSKGEAEESPFFFF; this comes from the coding sequence TTGGTCGATGCCGAAACCGAGCAACCGCTGGAAGCAGCAACCGTGTTTTTAGAAACTCAAAAAGACAGTACGTTGCTGACCTACACCATAACCGGTAGGGACGGCCTCTTCGAATTGGAGGGGCAGACCGGAGATCCGGCCTTGCGCCTTGAGGTCTCGTATGTGGGCTACGCCGGGTATCAAAAAAAGCTTCAGATTACCAACGAGCCTATCGATCTGGGTGCCATAAAGTTGGAGACCCAGGTAGCCAGCCTGGGAGAAGTGCTGGTCCAATCAAGGGCGCCCATAACGGTCAAGAAAGATACACTGGAGTTCAATGTCGCGAGCTTTAAAACCAAAAAAGACGCCACGGTAGAAGATTTGCTTAAGGAATTGCCCGGAGTAGAAGTGGATGCCGAAGGCAAGATCACGGTCAATGGTAAAGAAGTCAATGAGGTTCTCGTCAACGGAAAACCGTTCTTTGGCGATGATCCTACGATCGCTACTCGAAACCTGACAAAAGAGATCATTGAGAAGGTGCAGGTGACCGATACTAAGACCAAATCAGAAGCATTTGCCGGCGAAGATGCTGATGGAGAAAGTAAATCCATCAACCTGACCATCAAAGAAGAGAATAATAAAGGAACTTTTGGCCGAGTGGCAGCCGGTGGCGGTACGGATGATCGTTTTGAGTACGCTGGGCTGGTCAATATCTTCGATAATGAACGCCGGATAAGCGTTTTGGGCGGAGGAAATAACATCAATGCCCCCGGATTTAGTTTTGGAGAAATTCAAAAGATGTTTGGAGGAGGAAACTCCATTTATATCAGTAGTGACGGCTCTTTTGGGATCGATGGCCGCAGTTTTGGCGGGGGTCAGGGGATCGTCAACTCCCGTACTGCCGGAGCCAACTACGCCGACGAGTACGGTGAAAAGTTCAGTGTTTCCTCTGATTTTTTCTATTCCGGCAGCAATTCCAATAATGAGAGTCGGACTTCACGAGAAAACATCTTGCCTGATCGCCGCTACTTTACGAATTCAAGTTCGGCCAGTACGAATAACTCCGATAATTACAGCTTTAATGCTCAACTGGAGATCACTCCGGATACGACCTTTCTGGTTACCGTGCAGCCTTCATTCAACCGGTTGAAAAGCCAAAATCAATTCGAACGTGCAGAAACCTCCAGAGCGGCCAATGGTGATCTGATCAACCAGTCGGCGACCAAAAGTTTTACGACCAACAAAGGGACTACTTTTGAGAATGATCTGCAAGCAACGAAGCGTTTTGGAACGGCTGGAGCCTTTGTTCGGGTAGGCGTAGAGACCGAATTCAATCGCACCGAAAGTGAAGATTTACTGGAAACGCAGACTGAAGTCTTTGAGGGAGCCCAACAAGGAGTGACCAGCAGGAACCAATTGGGGGATGTGATGGGTTCCTTTGAGAGTTTATATACGTCCATTACCTATCGGCTACCCTTACAGGCCGATAAATGGTTTCTTGATTTTGAGTACAGTTACCGGAATGATCGTCGGGAAGAGATTCGCAGCACCTTTGATTTTAACGATTCAAGTAACGCTTACGACCTGTTCAATGCTGATTTGAGTACCAATTTCACCTTCAACAACAAGCGCTCGACTCCCGGTTTGGAATTGGTAACCCGAGGGGAAAAATACAATGCCTCAGCAGGCATTAGCTATGTTAACAGAACCCTGGAAAGCATCGATGCCCTGCGCGATATTCAATTGAAAGAAGATTTTGAAGCCATTGAACTCAGCGCCAATGTGAGTTATCGATTCTCTACCAAAATGTCGCTGTATTCCAATTATAGGTTATCCAACAGTCCGCCAGATTTACGTCAGTTGCAGCCTTTTCAGGACGTTTCAGACCCCCTGAACACCGTGACGGGTAACCCAGATTTACGTCCCACCAATACCCACAATGGCTATCTGGGCTTGAACAATTACGATTACAAGAATGGAGTAGGCTACAACCTGTATGGAGGCTATACTTTTATCAATGATCAGGTGGTCACCCGGACCATCGTTGATGAGAATTTGGTCAGGAATACCACCTACGTGAATGTGGATGGCGGAGTGCGTTCCTATTTTGGAGGAAGAGTAAGTCGGGATATCAAATTGGATTCCCTGCGCACCCTGAAATATCAGATTGGCGCTTCAGGAGACTACAATCGATCCGTCAACTTCAACAATGATGTGCTTTATGCCAGTAAATCAGTAGCGGTATCTCCTAATGCTGGATTGACCTTTACCTGGAACGAATTATTTGAATTGAGACCCTCTTATCGGGTATCATTTACCCGCACTCAGTTTGACCTGGACGCCTTTGATGATCAGGAGTTCGTAAGTCATAATGCTACGCTACAGACTGCTACTTTTTTTCCAAAAAAGCTGGAATGGCTCAATGAGATCAATTATAATTATAACCCCAATGTAGCTCCGGGATTTAATCGAAGCGCCTGGTTTTGGAACGCTACACTGGCCTATAGCATGTTGGGTGAAAAAGCTACACTGACCTTGAAGGTTTATGATTTACTCAATCAGAATACCAATGCGCGGCGGATCGCTACAGCCAACTATATTGAAGATCGTCAGAGCACCGTGCTACAGCAGTATTTCATGTTGAGTTTCAGCTACAAATTTAACTCGTTAGGCAGCAAAGGAGAAGCCGAGGAATCTCCCTTTTTCTTCTTTTAA
- the era gene encoding GTPase Era, with protein sequence MAHKAGFVNIIGNPNVGKSTLMNAFVGERLSIITSKAQTTRHRILGIVNGEDFQVVLSDTPGIIKPAYELQSSMMDFVKSAFEDADILLYMVELGEKELKDEAFFKRITSADIPVLLLINKIDQGNEELLEKSVALWRAQVPNAEIFAISALQNFGVAEVFNRIIELLPENPPYYPKDALTDKPERFFVNEIVREKILMHYKKEIPYAVEIDTEEFFEEDDIIRMRSVIMVERDSQKGIIIGHKGAALKRVGMEARKDLEQFFGKQVHIELYVKVNKNWRSDQRQLKRFGYQQK encoded by the coding sequence ATGGCGCATAAAGCTGGCTTTGTCAACATCATCGGGAATCCCAATGTGGGAAAATCGACGCTTATGAATGCATTCGTGGGAGAGCGTTTGTCAATCATCACTTCCAAAGCACAAACCACCCGTCATCGAATCTTGGGGATCGTCAACGGAGAGGATTTTCAGGTGGTTCTGAGCGATACGCCCGGTATCATCAAGCCTGCTTATGAATTACAATCCAGTATGATGGATTTTGTCAAATCGGCGTTTGAAGATGCGGATATCCTATTGTACATGGTGGAGCTTGGGGAGAAGGAATTGAAAGATGAAGCCTTCTTCAAAAGGATCACTTCGGCGGATATTCCGGTCTTGCTGCTGATCAATAAGATCGATCAAGGGAATGAAGAATTGCTGGAAAAGAGTGTAGCGCTCTGGAGAGCGCAGGTTCCCAATGCAGAAATTTTTGCGATCTCCGCACTTCAGAATTTTGGTGTGGCTGAGGTTTTTAACCGCATTATTGAATTGCTTCCCGAAAATCCACCCTACTACCCTAAAGATGCCCTGACCGACAAACCGGAGCGTTTTTTTGTCAATGAGATCGTTAGAGAGAAAATCCTGATGCATTATAAAAAAGAGATTCCTTATGCGGTAGAGATCGATACCGAAGAATTCTTTGAAGAAGACGATATCATTCGGATGCGTAGCGTGATCATGGTGGAAAGGGATTCGCAGAAAGGAATCATTATTGGTCACAAGGGGGCTGCCTTAAAGCGAGTGGGTATGGAGGCGAGAAAGGACCTGGAGCAGTTTTTCGGGAAACAGGTGCACATCGAATTGTATGTCAAAGTCAATAAAAATTGGCGAAGTGATCAACGTCAGTTGAAACGTTTTGGGTACCAACAGAAATAG
- a CDS encoding MerR family transcriptional regulator, which produces MHVDLPEKLYYSIGEVAKAFDVNTSLVRYWEKEFDILKPKKNAKGNRKFTPEDIKNLELIYHLVKERGFTLEGAKIHLKENKEETLSNFDLIRKLEGVKAQLQQLKDQL; this is translated from the coding sequence ATGCATGTAGATCTTCCAGAGAAATTGTACTATAGCATTGGAGAGGTGGCCAAAGCTTTCGACGTCAATACTTCACTGGTACGCTACTGGGAAAAGGAATTCGATATCCTCAAACCGAAAAAGAATGCCAAAGGGAATCGCAAATTCACCCCAGAAGACATCAAGAATCTGGAACTGATCTATCATTTGGTTAAAGAACGTGGTTTTACCCTGGAAGGCGCAAAAATACACCTGAAGGAAAACAAGGAGGAAACCCTATCCAACTTTGATTTAATTCGTAAATTGGAGGGTGTCAAAGCACAGCTGCAACAACTTAAAGACCAACTTTAA
- the alaS gene encoding alanine--tRNA ligase: MKSQEIRKTFLSFFQSKAHEVVTSAPMVIKDDPTLMFTNAGMNQFKEYFLGNGTPKHTRLADTQKCLRVSGKHNDLEEVGKDTYHHTMFEMLGNWSFGDYFKKEAIQWAWELLTEVYRIDKDQLYVTIFEGDASEDLDRDTEAYDHWKALIAPERIINGNKKDNFWEMGDQGPCGPCSEIHVDIRPQAERAQSSGKDLVNQDHPQVVEIWNLVFMQYNRKADGTLEKLPARHVDTGMGFERLCMVLQDKQSNYDTDVFTPLIREVETITQTNYGKEEAIDIAIRVIADHLRAVAFSIADGQLPSNTGAGYVIRRILRRAIRYGFTFLNTQEPFIFKLVPTLSAQMGGAFPELKKQQQLIANVIKEEEQSFLRTLDQGLQRLDAMLKAKDGLKNKTLAGDKAFELYDTFGFPIDLTALILSERGLHLDEKGFEEELQKQKDRSRAATKVETGDWNILIDDAAEEFVGYDQLEASAKITRYRKTQSKKEGEMYQLVLDQTPFYPEGGGQVGDKGYLEAQDGEVVYLIDTKKENNLIIHFSKSLPRDPKATFRAVVDEKQRQRTARNHTATHLLHQALREILGTHVEQKGSMVHSGYLRFDFSHFSKLSPEELQQVEDFVNARIRESIPLQEQRAIPYQQAIEEGAIALFGEKYGDAVRAIRFGKSMELCGGTHVDKTSAIWHFKITGEGAVASGIRRIEAITGDAVKSYFEEQDETLTQIKHQLNQAQDPVKAIQILQQENQDLKKQLEGMLKEKAKHLKADLKNELREVNGIHFIAREVDLDANGMKDLAFQLGGEVDDLFALFASSQDGKALLTCYISKPLVASKGWNAGQVVRDLGKYIQGGGGGQPFFATAGGKNPEGIPQALAAADAYVNA; this comes from the coding sequence ATGAAGTCTCAGGAAATCCGCAAAACCTTTCTCTCTTTCTTTCAATCGAAAGCTCATGAGGTCGTAACCTCTGCACCTATGGTGATCAAAGACGATCCGACCTTAATGTTCACCAATGCCGGAATGAATCAATTCAAAGAGTACTTCCTGGGGAATGGCACACCCAAACATACGCGACTGGCAGATACCCAAAAATGCCTTCGTGTCAGCGGGAAGCACAATGACCTGGAGGAGGTAGGAAAAGATACCTACCACCACACCATGTTTGAGATGCTGGGGAACTGGAGTTTTGGTGATTATTTTAAGAAGGAAGCGATACAATGGGCCTGGGAACTCCTCACCGAAGTATATAGGATCGATAAAGATCAATTGTACGTCACCATTTTTGAAGGGGATGCCAGTGAAGATCTGGATCGGGATACGGAGGCCTACGATCACTGGAAAGCCTTGATCGCTCCTGAACGCATCATCAACGGTAATAAGAAGGACAATTTCTGGGAAATGGGTGATCAGGGCCCTTGTGGTCCCTGTAGCGAAATTCATGTGGATATTCGCCCTCAAGCGGAACGGGCCCAATCGTCAGGAAAAGATCTGGTCAATCAAGACCATCCACAGGTCGTAGAGATCTGGAATTTGGTCTTCATGCAATACAATCGAAAAGCAGATGGTACCCTTGAAAAACTTCCTGCTCGTCATGTCGACACAGGCATGGGCTTTGAACGCCTGTGTATGGTATTGCAGGATAAACAATCCAATTACGATACCGATGTTTTCACTCCGCTGATCCGCGAGGTGGAAACCATCACCCAAACCAATTACGGTAAGGAAGAAGCCATCGACATTGCGATTCGAGTGATCGCCGATCATTTACGCGCCGTGGCTTTCTCTATTGCTGATGGCCAATTGCCCAGCAATACCGGTGCCGGCTATGTGATCCGTAGGATACTGCGGAGAGCCATTCGATACGGTTTTACTTTTCTCAACACCCAGGAACCGTTCATTTTTAAGTTGGTACCTACCTTAAGTGCTCAAATGGGAGGGGCTTTTCCGGAGCTGAAAAAACAACAGCAGCTGATTGCTAATGTGATCAAAGAAGAAGAACAGTCGTTCTTGCGCACCCTTGACCAGGGATTACAGCGCCTGGACGCCATGCTTAAGGCTAAAGATGGTCTGAAGAATAAAACCCTGGCCGGGGATAAAGCATTCGAGCTTTACGACACCTTCGGATTCCCCATTGATCTTACTGCACTCATCTTGAGCGAGCGCGGACTTCATCTGGACGAAAAAGGTTTTGAAGAAGAACTTCAAAAACAAAAAGACCGATCAAGAGCAGCCACCAAGGTGGAGACCGGAGATTGGAACATCCTGATCGACGATGCCGCCGAGGAATTTGTGGGCTATGATCAGCTTGAGGCCAGTGCAAAGATCACCCGCTATCGAAAAACACAAAGCAAAAAAGAAGGGGAGATGTATCAGTTGGTGCTTGACCAAACTCCATTTTATCCCGAAGGTGGAGGACAGGTAGGTGACAAGGGCTATCTGGAGGCCCAGGATGGTGAAGTGGTCTATTTGATCGATACCAAGAAAGAAAACAACCTGATCATCCATTTTTCCAAATCATTACCCCGCGATCCTAAGGCGACCTTTAGGGCGGTAGTCGATGAAAAACAGCGCCAACGTACGGCCCGAAATCACACAGCGACCCACTTGCTGCATCAGGCATTGCGTGAAATTCTCGGAACTCATGTAGAGCAGAAAGGAAGTATGGTGCACAGCGGCTATTTGCGATTTGATTTCTCTCATTTTAGCAAGTTGAGCCCGGAAGAATTGCAACAAGTAGAAGATTTTGTCAATGCCCGCATTCGCGAAAGCATCCCTTTACAGGAACAACGGGCGATCCCTTATCAGCAAGCCATTGAAGAGGGAGCTATAGCGCTATTCGGCGAGAAGTATGGTGATGCGGTCAGAGCCATTCGCTTCGGAAAATCGATGGAGCTATGCGGTGGCACCCATGTAGACAAAACCAGCGCAATCTGGCACTTCAAAATTACGGGTGAAGGAGCAGTGGCTTCCGGAATCCGGCGGATCGAAGCCATAACCGGAGATGCGGTCAAATCTTATTTTGAAGAGCAGGATGAAACCCTAACGCAGATCAAACACCAACTCAATCAGGCACAGGATCCCGTCAAAGCGATTCAAATCCTGCAGCAGGAAAATCAAGACCTGAAGAAACAGCTGGAGGGCATGCTCAAAGAAAAAGCCAAGCATTTAAAGGCCGATTTGAAAAACGAGCTTCGGGAAGTGAATGGGATTCATTTTATCGCCAGAGAGGTAGATCTGGACGCCAATGGAATGAAGGATCTGGCCTTCCAGTTGGGTGGAGAAGTGGACGACCTGTTTGCCTTATTCGCATCGTCACAAGACGGGAAAGCCTTACTGACCTGTTACATTTCCAAGCCCTTGGTAGCCTCAAAAGGATGGAATGCCGGACAAGTAGTTCGGGATTTGGGGAAATACATTCAAGGCGGTGGAGGCGGACAGCCATTTTTTGCCACGGCTGGAGGAAAAAATCCGGAAGGAATTCCCCAGGCATTAGCTGCGGCAGACGCTTACGTGAACGCTTAA
- a CDS encoding TPM domain-containing protein encodes MNAVEAFLTPEEEQEIIEAIRQAELHTSGEIRVHLEGHSEREPMQRAREVFHALKMDNTKEENGVLIYVAVHDHRFAIWGDRGINAVVPANFWEGTRDIMRSHFQSKNFKQGLIAGIQSAGQQLSTFFPWSHDDENELPDTLSKS; translated from the coding sequence ATGAATGCCGTAGAAGCCTTTTTAACTCCTGAAGAAGAACAGGAGATCATTGAGGCCATACGCCAGGCTGAGCTCCATACTTCGGGAGAAATCAGAGTCCATTTGGAGGGCCATTCCGAACGGGAACCTATGCAGAGAGCCCGTGAGGTGTTCCATGCTCTCAAAATGGACAATACCAAAGAAGAGAATGGGGTTCTTATTTATGTCGCCGTACATGATCATCGATTCGCTATATGGGGAGATCGTGGAATCAATGCTGTGGTGCCTGCCAATTTTTGGGAAGGAACCCGCGATATCATGCGATCCCACTTCCAGTCCAAGAATTTTAAACAAGGACTTATTGCCGGCATCCAGTCGGCCGGTCAACAGCTGAGCACCTTTTTTCCCTGGTCACACGATGATGAGAACGAGTTGCCTGACACCCTATCCAAATCTTAG
- a CDS encoding TPM domain-containing protein: MLKARPSQHQPTRSLIRFLLILWCATLWTSVQAQFTIPEKPKTFSLVYDDYGLLTAAQRSELDTKLKRYSDTTSTQIVVAIIGSTKGEDISFLGAKWGQAWGIGQAQEDNGIFVLLAREDRTIDINTGYGIESIISDRDAERIINRVIIPQFKEGDYYGGLQLGTDAIIQSLHGEFENNDPRRSQGPPLKPFLMILIFIIIMIILSRNRRGGGGKGGRGRGTADTLLDVIILSNLGRGGWGSGSGGGSFGGGGFGGGGFGGGGFGGGGASGSW, from the coding sequence ATGCTCAAGGCCCGTCCATCGCAACATCAACCTACCCGAAGCCTGATTCGCTTTTTGCTTATTCTGTGGTGCGCTACGTTGTGGACTTCCGTACAGGCTCAGTTTACGATACCTGAAAAACCAAAGACCTTTTCTCTGGTTTATGATGACTACGGACTGCTGACTGCAGCACAACGAAGTGAACTCGACACCAAGTTAAAACGCTATAGCGATACCACCAGTACACAAATTGTAGTCGCCATCATTGGTAGTACAAAAGGAGAAGACATCTCTTTTTTAGGGGCAAAATGGGGACAAGCCTGGGGCATTGGTCAAGCCCAGGAAGACAATGGCATTTTTGTTCTGCTGGCCAGAGAAGATCGAACGATCGACATCAATACCGGATACGGCATCGAGTCGATCATTTCCGATCGCGACGCTGAACGCATCATTAATCGCGTCATCATTCCACAATTTAAAGAAGGGGATTACTACGGCGGACTGCAATTAGGTACGGATGCTATCATTCAATCGCTCCATGGCGAATTTGAAAATAACGATCCAAGACGTTCCCAAGGACCACCCTTAAAACCCTTCCTGATGATCTTGATATTCATCATCATCATGATCATTCTCAGCCGGAACCGACGCGGAGGCGGAGGAAAAGGAGGTCGAGGTCGAGGTACTGCTGACACCTTACTGGATGTCATTATTCTTAGTAACCTGGGCCGAGGTGGCTGGGGTAGCGGATCCGGAGGAGGCAGTTTTGGTGGCGGAGGCTTTGGTGGCGGTGGTTTTGGTGGAGGCGGTTTCGGAGGCGGAGGTGCCAGCGGAAGTTGGTAG
- the der gene encoding ribosome biogenesis GTPase Der: MSSIVAIVGRPNVGKSTFFNRVIQRREAIVDAVSGVTRDRHYGKGDWNGREFTLIDTGGYVRGSDDVFEAEIDKQVELAIDEADVILFMVDVEAGVTGMDEDVAKLLYKVDKPVFLVVNKVDNAMRAENAVEFYSLGLGEYYTIASTSGSGTGDLLDAVVEALPEEQEEEESELPRFAVVGRPNAGKSSFINALIGEDRYIVTDIAGTTRDAIDTRYNRYGFEFNLVDTAGIRRKAKVKEDLEFYSVMRSVRAIEHCDVCILVVDATRGFDGQVQNIFWLAERNRKGIVILVNKWDLVEKENKTMKEFEKYIREQIEPFTDVPIVFISALTKQRIYKAIETAVDVYKSRSQRIKTSKLNDFLLPVIDAYPPPAYKGKYVKIKFCTQLPTPTPQFALFCNLPQYVRDPYRRYLENKLREEFDFTGVPINLYFRKK, encoded by the coding sequence ATGAGTAGTATAGTTGCCATAGTAGGAAGACCCAATGTTGGAAAAAGCACTTTTTTCAACCGGGTGATCCAACGCCGTGAAGCTATCGTGGATGCCGTGAGTGGCGTTACCCGAGACCGACATTACGGAAAGGGGGACTGGAACGGTCGCGAATTCACCTTGATCGATACGGGGGGCTATGTGCGTGGAAGCGATGATGTCTTTGAAGCGGAGATCGATAAACAGGTGGAGCTGGCTATCGATGAGGCTGATGTCATTCTGTTTATGGTGGACGTGGAAGCCGGAGTGACCGGTATGGATGAAGATGTAGCCAAGTTACTTTACAAAGTGGATAAACCGGTGTTCCTGGTGGTCAACAAGGTAGACAATGCCATGCGGGCTGAAAATGCTGTGGAGTTTTATTCCCTGGGACTGGGAGAATACTACACCATCGCCTCGACCAGCGGTAGCGGTACCGGGGATCTATTGGATGCCGTAGTCGAAGCTCTTCCGGAAGAGCAGGAAGAAGAAGAATCTGAATTACCACGATTTGCCGTGGTGGGTCGTCCCAATGCAGGAAAATCGTCTTTTATCAATGCCTTGATTGGAGAAGATCGGTATATCGTGACCGACATCGCCGGGACCACTCGAGATGCAATCGATACCCGATACAATCGGTATGGGTTTGAATTCAATTTGGTGGATACGGCAGGAATTCGCCGAAAGGCCAAAGTAAAAGAAGATCTGGAGTTTTATTCAGTCATGCGCAGCGTGCGGGCTATCGAACACTGTGATGTGTGCATTCTGGTCGTGGATGCTACCCGGGGCTTTGACGGACAGGTGCAAAACATATTCTGGTTGGCGGAACGCAACCGTAAAGGAATCGTGATCCTGGTCAACAAATGGGACCTGGTGGAGAAGGAGAACAAGACCATGAAAGAATTTGAGAAGTATATTCGGGAGCAGATCGAGCCGTTTACCGATGTACCTATCGTATTCATTTCTGCCCTGACCAAACAGCGTATCTATAAAGCCATTGAAACTGCCGTAGACGTATATAAAAGTCGGTCACAACGCATCAAAACCAGCAAGCTCAATGATTTCTTACTGCCGGTTATCGATGCTTATCCGCCCCCGGCCTACAAAGGGAAGTACGTCAAGATCAAATTCTGCACTCAATTACCCACACCAACCCCGCAATTCGCCTTATTTTGCAATTTACCGCAGTATGTGCGCGATCCCTATAGGCGTTATTTGGAAAATAAGTTGCGGGAGGAATTCGATTTTACCGGGGTGCCCATCAACTTGTATTTCCGGAAGAAATAG